One window of the Nocardia huaxiensis genome contains the following:
- a CDS encoding helix-turn-helix domain-containing protein, producing MSEVPGSTLPRRQLGRYLRDWRIQAGLTIAEAAKLMEWGASTLQRLEKGNADRIRTIDIQELCRIYGIPGEIADGLKGLAQQAAVKSWWHSYGDLIPENFDVYVGLEASAQQLSCYQNELVPGLLQTPDYARALNRLGYPEDGPAELNRRVQLRLQRQALITRRTRPASVAMVLDESVLRRSVGGARVMAAQVRHLAELSTRPNVALRILPFEAGVPLGLSTGPFVILEFGTDGKGQPVEPPVVYVEGFTGDLYLERQGDVQRYRQAQESLERCALDVQDSRILLRQVAKGYSA from the coding sequence GTGTCCGAAGTCCCCGGGTCTACCCTGCCTCGCCGCCAGCTGGGGCGCTATTTGCGCGACTGGCGCATACAGGCAGGGTTGACCATTGCGGAGGCCGCCAAACTCATGGAATGGGGAGCCAGCACCCTACAGCGGCTCGAGAAGGGCAATGCCGACCGCATCCGCACCATCGACATCCAGGAACTGTGCCGCATTTACGGCATACCGGGCGAAATCGCCGACGGGCTCAAGGGTTTGGCGCAGCAGGCCGCCGTCAAGAGCTGGTGGCATTCCTACGGCGACCTCATTCCGGAGAACTTCGACGTCTACGTCGGGCTCGAGGCATCCGCGCAGCAGTTGTCCTGCTACCAGAACGAACTCGTGCCCGGACTGCTGCAGACGCCCGACTACGCCAGGGCCCTGAACCGCCTCGGATATCCGGAAGACGGTCCGGCGGAACTGAATCGGCGCGTTCAGCTGCGGCTGCAGCGGCAGGCGCTGATCACCCGCCGCACTCGCCCGGCATCCGTGGCCATGGTGCTCGACGAATCGGTATTGCGCCGCTCGGTGGGAGGTGCAAGGGTGATGGCGGCGCAGGTGCGGCACCTGGCGGAGCTCAGCACCCGACCCAATGTCGCGCTGCGCATCTTGCCCTTCGAAGCCGGTGTCCCGCTGGGACTTTCGACCGGCCCGTTCGTGATCCTCGAGTTCGGCACCGACGGCAAAGGGCAGCCGGTGGAACCTCCCGTGGTGTATGTGGAGGGCTTCACGGGAGATCTGTATCTCGAAAGACAGGGCGATGTTCAGCGCTATCGCCAGGCGCAGGAGAGTCTGGAACGCTGCGCGCTGGACGTCCAGGACAGCAGAATCCTGCTGCGGCAGGTAGCGAAAGGGTACTCAGCATGA
- a CDS encoding serine/threonine-protein kinase produces MTLLPGDTFAGYAILDRLAAGGLSTVYKAAHPRTSEPVALAVLDEKYSADPEYRKYFEQAADRIRELSHPNIVTVIDAGYDAGSLWLETRLVDGADVASVLAGSGHGMRVERAARIVSEAATALHHLHEIGVLHGNLTPAHILVTGSGPTEQVRVTDIGLLGGAVDGIETHWATENSGYTAPEVLAGAPLSARSDVYSLGAIFHALLSGRTPPPPAPRPDVAPPPPPPGAPSGDPLSGYAPVIAKAQAEDPAQRYATPRDFSEAIRLSLPGQGAPTGGKKPGGKGIRGWFKRS; encoded by the coding sequence ATGACACTGTTGCCCGGAGACACATTCGCGGGGTATGCGATCTTGGATCGGCTGGCTGCGGGCGGGCTGAGCACCGTGTACAAGGCTGCGCACCCCCGCACGTCCGAGCCCGTCGCCCTCGCGGTGCTCGACGAGAAATACAGCGCCGACCCCGAGTATCGGAAGTATTTCGAACAGGCCGCCGACCGGATTCGCGAACTGTCGCACCCGAATATCGTCACCGTGATCGACGCCGGATACGACGCCGGATCGCTGTGGCTGGAAACGCGGCTCGTCGACGGGGCCGATGTGGCGAGCGTGCTCGCGGGGTCCGGGCACGGCATGCGCGTCGAACGCGCGGCGCGCATCGTCAGCGAGGCCGCCACCGCACTGCACCATCTGCACGAAATCGGGGTGCTGCACGGGAATCTGACGCCGGCGCACATCCTCGTCACCGGGTCCGGGCCGACCGAGCAGGTGCGGGTCACCGATATCGGACTGCTCGGCGGAGCCGTCGACGGAATCGAAACCCACTGGGCCACCGAGAATTCCGGCTACACCGCACCGGAGGTGCTGGCCGGTGCGCCGCTCAGCGCGCGCTCGGACGTGTACTCGCTCGGCGCGATCTTCCACGCTCTGCTCTCCGGCCGCACCCCGCCGCCGCCCGCACCCCGGCCCGATGTCGCGCCACCGCCTCCGCCGCCCGGTGCGCCCTCGGGTGATCCGCTCAGCGGCTACGCCCCGGTCATCGCCAAGGCGCAGGCCGAGGACCCGGCACAGCGGTACGCCACCCCGCGCGACTTCTCCGAGGCCATCCGGCTCAGCCTGCCCGGCCAGGGCGCGCCCACGGGCGGAAAGAAGCCGGGCGGCAAGGGAATTCGCGGCTGGTTCAAGCGCTCCTAG
- a CDS encoding DUF397 domain-containing protein has protein sequence MSMDLAGAAWFKSSRSGAGKECVEVAFLPAGHVGVRDSKNPTGPALVFDAREWDSFTTGIESGVFER, from the coding sequence ATGAGCATGGATCTGGCCGGAGCCGCGTGGTTCAAGAGCAGCCGCAGCGGCGCCGGCAAGGAGTGCGTGGAGGTGGCGTTCCTGCCCGCGGGGCACGTGGGCGTACGGGACAGCAAGAATCCCACCGGGCCCGCACTCGTATTCGATGCCCGCGAATGGGATTCATTCACAACAGGTATCGAGAGCGGCGTATTCGAACGCTGA
- a CDS encoding alpha/beta fold hydrolase: MSTPLRRPNDHDEPHRTVLADDGVPIAVREFGSADAPLTVVFAHGHCLRTESWELLRGHLVGYWGDDLHLVFYDHRGHGDSGAGDPATYTIDHLAQDLDAVLRAVAPTGPVVLIGHSMGAMTILAYARLFPETIGCRIIGVGLLAGAASSVTRVGLGRFLSAPAVTSLQLAVRRAPRAMAASKRLSHRIFEPLMREVEQGTRKVSPRLAAVATTLLNDTSLLTMAMFLDSLIRFDEMATLHRLGAIPALVLHGSGDIVIPFAHSVVLASQLDDAELVRLDGAGHSVIAERAEEVAAAVVTLVDRALARLHGRDPDCGPEYAIAG, encoded by the coding sequence ATGTCCACGCCTCTGCGCCGACCGAACGACCACGACGAGCCACACCGCACCGTCCTCGCGGACGACGGCGTCCCCATCGCGGTGCGCGAATTCGGTTCTGCCGACGCCCCTCTCACCGTCGTATTCGCGCACGGCCACTGCCTGCGCACCGAATCCTGGGAACTGCTGCGCGGACACCTCGTCGGCTACTGGGGCGACGACCTCCACCTGGTCTTCTACGACCATCGCGGACACGGGGATTCGGGCGCGGGCGACCCGGCCACCTACACCATCGACCACCTGGCCCAGGATCTGGACGCGGTGCTGCGGGCCGTCGCACCCACCGGACCCGTTGTGCTGATCGGGCATTCGATGGGCGCCATGACGATCCTGGCCTACGCCCGGCTGTTCCCGGAGACCATCGGCTGCCGCATCATCGGCGTGGGCCTGCTTGCCGGCGCCGCCAGCAGCGTCACCCGAGTCGGACTGGGCCGCTTCCTCAGCGCGCCCGCGGTGACCTCGCTGCAACTGGCGGTACGCCGCGCACCCCGCGCCATGGCGGCCTCGAAGCGGCTGAGCCACCGCATCTTCGAGCCGCTCATGCGGGAGGTCGAACAGGGCACCCGCAAGGTGAGCCCGCGCCTGGCGGCGGTGGCAACCACCCTGCTCAACGACACCTCGCTACTGACCATGGCCATGTTCCTGGACTCGCTCATCCGCTTCGACGAGATGGCGACGCTGCACCGGCTGGGCGCGATCCCGGCCCTGGTGCTGCACGGTTCCGGCGACATCGTGATCCCGTTCGCGCATTCGGTGGTGCTGGCCTCCCAGCTCGACGACGCCGAACTGGTCCGGCTCGACGGGGCCGGGCACAGCGTCATCGCCGAGCGCGCCGAAGAGGTGGCCGCGGCCGTCGTCACCCTCGTCGACCGGGCGCTCGCGCGGCTGCACGGGCGGGATCCCGACTGCGGTCCGGAGTACGCCATCGCCGGCTAG
- a CDS encoding fumarate reductase/succinate dehydrogenase flavoprotein subunit encodes MPEVERHKYDVVVIGAGGAGLRAVIEAREHGLSVAVVCKSLFGKAHTVMAEGGCAAAMGNANEKDNWETHFKDTMRGGKFLNNWRMAELHAQEAPDRVWELETYGALFDRTKDGRISQRNFGGHTYPRLAHVGDRTGLEIIRTMQQKIVSLQQEDFAATGDYEARIKVFAECTITELLKDGDKISGAFGYWRESGRFILFETPAVVLATGGIGKSYKVTSNSWEYTGDGHALALRAGATLINMEFLQFHPTGMVWPPSVKGILVTEGVRGDGGVLKNTDGERFMFNYIPAVFKGQYAESIEEADQWLKDNDSARRTPDLLPRDEVARAINEEVKAGRGTPHGGVYLDIASRLPAAEIVKRLPSMHHQFKELADVDITKEPMEVGPTCHYVMGGIEVDPDTGAATVPGLFAAGECSGGMHGSNRLGGNSLSDLLVFGRRAGLGAATYVEQLPGRPKISDTDLAAAAKSAVAAFDPPSDGPAENPYTLHMDLQQTMNDLVGIIRKEHELKQAIEKLAELRERYDHVQVEGHRQFNPGWHLALDLRNMLLISECVAQAAMQRTESRGGHTRDDHPKMDSAWRNKLLVCRIDQDEIGFSVPSVTVTPEQQPPMRADLLRLFDLAELEKYYGPAELEPLRGEGERTVVPPSGSADIEGES; translated from the coding sequence ATGCCTGAAGTCGAGCGGCACAAGTACGACGTGGTCGTGATCGGTGCCGGTGGCGCCGGCCTGCGTGCGGTCATCGAGGCCCGCGAACACGGGCTGTCGGTGGCGGTGGTGTGCAAGTCCCTGTTCGGCAAGGCGCACACCGTCATGGCGGAGGGCGGCTGCGCGGCCGCCATGGGTAATGCCAATGAGAAGGACAATTGGGAGACCCATTTCAAGGACACCATGCGCGGAGGCAAGTTCCTCAACAACTGGCGCATGGCCGAACTGCACGCGCAGGAGGCTCCCGACCGGGTGTGGGAGCTGGAAACCTATGGGGCGCTGTTCGATCGGACCAAGGACGGCCGGATCAGCCAGCGCAACTTCGGCGGCCACACCTACCCGCGGCTCGCGCATGTCGGCGACCGCACCGGGCTCGAGATCATCCGCACCATGCAGCAGAAGATCGTCTCGCTGCAGCAGGAGGACTTCGCCGCCACCGGTGACTACGAGGCGCGCATCAAGGTGTTCGCCGAATGCACCATCACCGAACTGCTCAAGGACGGGGACAAGATCTCCGGCGCGTTCGGGTACTGGCGGGAGTCGGGGCGGTTCATCCTCTTCGAGACCCCGGCGGTGGTGCTGGCCACGGGCGGAATCGGCAAGTCCTACAAGGTCACGTCCAACTCCTGGGAGTACACCGGGGACGGGCACGCGCTGGCGCTGCGCGCCGGAGCCACGCTGATCAATATGGAATTCCTGCAGTTCCATCCGACCGGCATGGTCTGGCCGCCCAGTGTGAAGGGCATCCTCGTCACCGAGGGCGTGCGCGGCGACGGCGGCGTGCTCAAGAACACCGACGGCGAGCGGTTCATGTTCAACTACATCCCCGCCGTGTTCAAGGGGCAGTACGCCGAGAGCATCGAAGAGGCGGACCAGTGGCTGAAGGACAACGACTCCGCAAGGCGCACACCGGATCTGCTGCCGCGTGACGAGGTCGCACGCGCCATCAACGAGGAGGTGAAGGCGGGTCGCGGCACCCCGCACGGCGGCGTCTACCTGGATATCGCCTCGCGCCTGCCGGCCGCGGAGATCGTGAAGCGGCTGCCGTCCATGCATCACCAGTTCAAGGAGCTGGCGGATGTGGACATCACCAAGGAGCCCATGGAGGTCGGGCCCACCTGCCACTACGTCATGGGCGGCATCGAGGTGGATCCGGATACCGGGGCGGCCACGGTGCCCGGATTGTTCGCCGCCGGTGAGTGTTCCGGCGGTATGCACGGCTCCAACCGGCTCGGCGGTAACTCGCTGTCGGACCTGCTGGTGTTCGGCCGTCGCGCCGGACTGGGCGCGGCCACCTATGTGGAGCAGCTGCCGGGCCGGCCCAAGATCTCCGACACCGATCTGGCGGCGGCCGCGAAAAGTGCTGTGGCGGCATTCGATCCGCCGTCGGACGGACCCGCGGAGAATCCGTACACGCTGCACATGGATCTGCAGCAGACCATGAACGATCTGGTCGGCATCATCCGCAAGGAACACGAGCTGAAGCAGGCCATCGAGAAGCTGGCCGAACTGCGCGAGCGCTACGACCACGTCCAGGTGGAGGGACACCGGCAGTTCAATCCGGGCTGGCATCTCGCACTGGATCTGCGGAACATGCTGCTCATCAGCGAATGCGTGGCGCAGGCGGCCATGCAGCGCACCGAGAGCCGGGGCGGCCACACCCGCGATGATCACCCCAAGATGGACTCCGCGTGGCGCAACAAGCTGCTGGTGTGCCGGATCGATCAGGACGAGATCGGCTTCTCGGTGCCGTCGGTGACGGTGACCCCGGAGCAGCAGCCGCCCATGCGGGCCGACCTGCTCCGGTTGTTCGACCTCGCGGAACTCGAAAAGTATTACGGCCCTGCCGAACTCGAACCACTGCGGGGTGAGGGCGAGCGCACCGTCGTCCCGCCGAGCGGCTCCGCCGACATCGAAGGGGAGTCCTAG
- a CDS encoding acetyl-CoA acetyltransferase, whose product MRRAAIVMPMRTPVGLPGGALAAVAPHRLIATALSAAIGRSGLDPARVDHVVSAVDGSAAVSAALPLAGLSPAVSEFAIGPGPGSGLRALVTAAMMVQTGAADVVAVVGAGTEIASEQPEFAGQEALARRYDITRADADALAASSHRRTARAYRQGIFGAETAPVVVNLDPGDPNSAVRQLVDHDETLRDDVSTRGFAVLEPLAPEGIGTAGNSSAPTLAASACLVVAEERLADLGLEPMGYLLGWTTATGNPGVAVPATALAVDKVLSPGDFRVGDMDLVEIDETTAVEVLALTRFWESEGTKFDADERLNVNGGAIALGDPGGAAGLRVITTLLHELSRRAGGYGLATMPAGANQALAVLFETPHSVPIAATPRGARFHGARPRRFGRHRA is encoded by the coding sequence ATGAGAAGAGCCGCGATTGTGATGCCGATGCGCACACCGGTCGGTTTGCCAGGTGGTGCCCTGGCGGCGGTCGCTCCGCACCGGCTGATCGCCACCGCACTGTCCGCCGCCATCGGCCGCAGCGGCCTGGACCCCGCGCGCGTCGACCACGTCGTGTCCGCCGTGGACGGCTCCGCCGCCGTGTCCGCCGCGCTGCCCCTGGCCGGACTCTCGCCCGCCGTCAGTGAATTCGCGATCGGTCCCGGACCGGGCAGCGGTCTGCGCGCCCTCGTCACCGCCGCCATGATGGTGCAGACCGGCGCGGCCGACGTGGTCGCGGTGGTCGGGGCCGGCACCGAAATCGCTTCGGAGCAGCCGGAATTCGCGGGCCAGGAAGCGCTCGCGCGGCGTTACGACATCACCCGCGCCGACGCCGACGCCTTGGCCGCTTCCAGTCACCGCCGGACCGCCCGCGCCTACCGGCAGGGCATCTTCGGCGCCGAAACCGCCCCGGTGGTGGTCAATCTCGATCCCGGTGACCCGAATTCGGCTGTGCGGCAACTGGTGGACCACGACGAGACCCTGCGCGACGACGTCTCCACCCGTGGTTTCGCCGTGCTCGAACCGCTCGCGCCCGAGGGCATCGGCACCGCCGGCAACAGCAGCGCCCCGACCCTGGCCGCATCCGCCTGCCTGGTCGTCGCCGAGGAACGCCTCGCCGATCTCGGCCTGGAGCCGATGGGCTATCTGCTCGGCTGGACCACCGCCACCGGCAATCCCGGGGTGGCCGTGCCCGCGACCGCCCTGGCCGTGGACAAAGTGCTGTCCCCCGGTGATTTCCGGGTCGGCGATATGGATCTGGTCGAGATCGACGAGACCACCGCCGTGGAAGTGCTTGCCCTGACCCGCTTCTGGGAGTCGGAAGGCACGAAATTCGATGCCGACGAACGATTGAACGTCAATGGCGGGGCCATTGCTCTCGGCGACCCGGGCGGGGCCGCCGGACTGCGCGTGATCACCACGCTGCTGCACGAATTGTCCCGCCGTGCAGGCGGATACGGGCTGGCCACCATGCCCGCGGGTGCGAACCAGGCCCTGGCGGTCCTATTCGAGACGCCGCACTCGGTCCCGATCGCCGCCACCCCGCGCGGCGCCCGCTTCCACGGCGCTCGCCCGCGCCGCTTCGGCCGCCACCGGGCCTAG
- a CDS encoding succinate dehydrogenase/fumarate reductase iron-sulfur subunit, producing MGYEAKFKVWRGDLDGGGLHDFTVEVNEGEVVLDIIHRLQATQAPDLAVRWNCKAGKCGSCSAEVNGRPRLLCMTRMSTFTEDEVVTVTPLRTFPVIRDLVTDVSFNYEKAREIPSFTPPMDLKPGDYRMQQADVERSQEFRKCIECFLCQNTCHVVRDHEENKESFAGPRYLMRIAELEMHPLDVADRRELAQGEAGLGMCNITKCCTEVCPEHIKITDNALIPLKERVVDRKYDPLVWLGNKLFRR from the coding sequence ATGGGCTACGAAGCCAAATTCAAGGTGTGGCGCGGTGATCTCGACGGCGGCGGCCTGCACGACTTCACCGTGGAGGTGAACGAGGGCGAGGTGGTGCTCGACATCATCCACCGGCTGCAGGCCACCCAGGCGCCGGATCTGGCGGTGCGCTGGAACTGCAAGGCGGGCAAGTGCGGTTCCTGCTCGGCGGAGGTGAACGGGCGGCCGCGGCTGCTGTGCATGACGCGCATGTCCACCTTCACCGAGGACGAGGTCGTGACGGTGACGCCGCTGCGCACCTTCCCGGTAATCCGGGACCTGGTCACGGATGTGTCTTTCAACTACGAAAAGGCGCGCGAGATCCCGTCCTTCACCCCGCCGATGGACCTGAAGCCGGGCGACTACCGGATGCAGCAGGCGGATGTGGAACGGTCGCAGGAATTCCGCAAGTGCATCGAATGCTTCCTGTGTCAGAACACCTGCCACGTGGTGCGCGATCACGAGGAGAACAAGGAGTCCTTTGCGGGTCCGCGATACCTGATGCGTATTGCCGAGCTGGAAATGCATCCGCTGGATGTGGCGGACCGGCGCGAACTCGCCCAGGGCGAAGCGGGTTTGGGGATGTGCAATATCACCAAATGCTGCACCGAGGTCTGCCCCGAGCACATCAAGATCACCGACAATGCGCTGATCCCATTGAAGGAGCGGGTCGTGGACCGCAAGTACGACCCGCTGGTTTGGTTGGGTAACAAGCTTTTCCGCCGCTAG
- a CDS encoding AAA family ATPase — MDPVRNPYAPGAGQRPPELAGRDKQLDAFDIVLERIARGRPERSVMLTGLRGVGKTVLLNQLRSAARSAGWGTGKLEARPDQELRRPLASALHMAVRSLAVAHRNPEQVDDFLGILKAFALRATADKGMRERWNPGIDVPAVTGRADSGDIEIDLVELLMEAAQVARGGGVGIAIFIDEMQDLGAADISAICGACHELSQDAAPLIVVGAGLPHLPAVLSASKSYSERLFSYHRIDRLDRGSADQALIAPADRENVKYSEEALQALYVKADGYPYFVQAYGKATWDMAAQSPITAEDVELAAPVAEEELAVGFFGSRYERATPAEREYMRAMADLSGDDGPVATSAVASELGRKPASLSPARDGLIKKGLIYSAERGTIGFTVPHFGRYLRSVS, encoded by the coding sequence GCGCATCGCGCGCGGCCGACCGGAGCGCAGTGTCATGCTCACCGGCCTGCGCGGCGTCGGAAAAACCGTGCTGCTCAACCAGCTTCGCTCGGCGGCCCGGTCGGCCGGGTGGGGCACCGGCAAGTTGGAGGCGCGCCCGGATCAGGAGCTGCGCCGCCCACTCGCCTCGGCGCTGCACATGGCGGTCCGCTCATTGGCTGTGGCACACCGCAATCCGGAGCAGGTGGACGATTTCCTCGGAATTCTCAAGGCTTTCGCGCTGCGCGCCACCGCGGACAAGGGCATGCGGGAACGCTGGAATCCGGGCATCGACGTGCCTGCGGTGACCGGCCGCGCCGATTCCGGCGATATCGAGATCGATCTCGTGGAGCTGCTCATGGAGGCCGCGCAGGTGGCCCGCGGCGGCGGGGTCGGCATCGCGATATTCATCGATGAGATGCAGGATTTGGGCGCGGCGGATATTTCGGCCATCTGCGGGGCCTGCCACGAACTGAGCCAGGACGCCGCCCCGCTCATCGTGGTGGGCGCGGGCCTGCCGCACCTGCCCGCGGTGCTGTCGGCCTCCAAGAGCTACTCCGAGCGCCTGTTCTCCTACCACCGCATCGACCGGCTCGATCGCGGTTCGGCGGATCAGGCCCTCATCGCGCCCGCGGACCGGGAGAACGTGAAGTACAGCGAGGAGGCCCTGCAGGCGCTGTACGTGAAGGCCGACGGCTACCCGTATTTCGTGCAGGCGTACGGCAAGGCGACCTGGGACATGGCGGCGCAGAGCCCCATCACCGCCGAGGATGTCGAGCTGGCCGCGCCGGTCGCGGAGGAGGAGCTGGCGGTCGGCTTCTTCGGTTCCCGCTACGAGCGCGCCACCCCGGCCGAGCGAGAGTACATGCGCGCCATGGCCGATCTGTCCGGTGACGACGGTCCGGTGGCGACCTCGGCGGTGGCCAGCGAGCTGGGCCGCAAACCGGCGTCGCTGTCCCCGGCGCGCGACGGGTTGATCAAGAAGGGCCTGATCTACTCCGCCGAACGCGGGACGATCGGTTTCACCGTCCCGCATTTCGGGCGCTACCTGCGCAGCGTCAGCTAG
- a CDS encoding acyl-CoA dehydrogenase family protein: protein MATTAKVDATEEQARALVEESRETTWAKPSFAKEMFLGRFRLDLIHPFPRPGAEDAARTEAYLTKLRAFCETIDGQRIEAEGRIPDEYVKGLADLGCFGLKIPPEYGGVGLSQVGYNRALMLVGSAHASLGVLLSAHQSIGVPEPLKLAGTAEQKREFLPRCAKGAVSAFLLTEPDVGSDPARMASTATPTPDGEAYELNGVKLWTTNGVVAELLVVMARIPKSEGHRGGISAFIVEADSPGITVERRNSFMGLRGIENGVTRMHNVRVPKRNLVGREGDGLKIALTTLNAGRLAIPAMCTAAAKWSLKIGREWSATRVQWGRPVGEHAAVGAKLSFIASTTFALESVLDLSATMCDENRNDIRIEAALAKLWASEMACAIADELVQVRGGRGYETAASLAARGERAVGAEQMVRDLRINRIFEGSSEIMRLLIAREMADAHMSAAGALVDRNAELKDKAKAAVGASGFYAKWFPQLTVGAGTAPVTYGEFGPLARHMRYVERMSRKQARALMYGMARWQAKLEYKQGFLGRIVDIGAELFAMAATCVRAQALRVEGGPNGIAAEELAEVFCRQSRLRVEQLFDGLWANTDEYDTQLTRGLLDGRYKFLEEGALDPSEGTGPWISDWQFGPSTEENLLRPFLPSTRSDVTT, encoded by the coding sequence ATGGCGACCACAGCGAAAGTCGACGCCACCGAAGAGCAGGCCCGGGCGCTCGTCGAAGAATCCCGCGAAACCACCTGGGCCAAACCATCCTTCGCGAAGGAGATGTTCCTCGGCCGCTTCCGGCTGGATCTCATCCATCCGTTCCCCCGGCCCGGCGCCGAGGACGCGGCCAGGACCGAGGCGTACCTGACCAAGCTGCGGGCGTTCTGCGAGACCATCGACGGCCAGCGCATCGAGGCCGAGGGCCGGATCCCCGACGAATACGTCAAGGGGCTGGCCGATCTCGGCTGCTTCGGCCTGAAGATCCCGCCCGAATACGGTGGCGTCGGCCTGTCCCAGGTCGGGTACAACCGGGCCCTCATGCTGGTCGGCTCCGCGCACGCCAGCCTCGGCGTGCTGCTCTCGGCGCACCAGTCCATCGGCGTGCCCGAACCGCTCAAACTGGCCGGCACCGCCGAGCAGAAGCGAGAGTTCCTGCCGCGCTGCGCGAAAGGCGCGGTGAGCGCGTTCCTGCTCACCGAACCCGACGTCGGATCGGACCCGGCGCGCATGGCCTCCACCGCCACGCCGACACCCGACGGCGAAGCCTACGAACTCAATGGCGTGAAGCTGTGGACAACGAATGGCGTTGTGGCGGAACTGCTTGTCGTCATGGCGCGCATTCCCAAGAGCGAGGGCCATCGCGGCGGCATCTCCGCGTTCATCGTCGAGGCCGACAGCCCGGGCATCACCGTGGAACGCCGCAATTCGTTCATGGGCCTGCGCGGCATCGAGAACGGTGTCACCCGCATGCACAATGTGCGCGTGCCCAAGCGCAATCTGGTGGGCCGCGAAGGGGACGGCCTGAAGATCGCGCTCACCACGTTGAACGCCGGCCGCCTGGCGATTCCGGCGATGTGCACGGCCGCCGCGAAGTGGTCGCTGAAGATCGGCCGCGAGTGGAGCGCCACCCGCGTGCAGTGGGGCCGTCCGGTCGGCGAGCACGCCGCCGTCGGCGCGAAGCTGTCGTTCATCGCCTCCACGACCTTCGCGCTCGAGTCGGTGCTGGATCTGTCCGCCACCATGTGCGACGAGAACCGCAACGACATCCGCATCGAGGCCGCACTGGCCAAACTGTGGGCATCCGAGATGGCCTGCGCGATCGCCGACGAACTGGTGCAGGTGCGCGGCGGCCGCGGCTACGAGACCGCGGCCTCCCTGGCCGCCCGCGGCGAAAGAGCCGTCGGGGCCGAGCAAATGGTGCGGGATCTGCGCATCAACCGCATCTTCGAGGGTTCCAGCGAGATCATGCGGCTGCTCATCGCCCGCGAGATGGCCGACGCGCACATGTCGGCGGCCGGCGCGCTGGTGGATCGCAATGCCGAACTCAAGGACAAGGCCAAGGCGGCGGTCGGCGCCAGCGGTTTCTACGCCAAGTGGTTCCCGCAGTTGACGGTCGGCGCGGGCACGGCCCCCGTCACCTACGGCGAATTCGGGCCGCTGGCACGGCATATGCGTTACGTGGAGCGCATGTCGCGCAAGCAGGCGCGCGCGCTCATGTACGGCATGGCGCGCTGGCAGGCGAAGCTGGAGTACAAGCAGGGCTTCCTGGGCCGCATCGTGGATATCGGCGCGGAACTGTTCGCCATGGCCGCGACATGCGTTCGCGCGCAGGCGCTGCGCGTGGAGGGCGGGCCGAACGGCATTGCCGCCGAGGAACTGGCCGAGGTGTTCTGCCGGCAGTCGCGCCTGCGGGTGGAGCAGTTGTTCGACGGCCTGTGGGCCAACACCGACGAGTACGACACGCAGCTGACCCGCGGCCTGCTCGACGGCCGCTACAAGTTCCTGGAGGAGGGCGCCCTCGATCCGAGCGAGGGCACCGGGCCGTGGATCTCGGATTGGCAGTTCGGACCGTCGACCGAGGAGAACCTGCTGCGTCCGTTCCTGCCGTCGACGCGCTCGGATGTGACGACCTAG